In Cottoperca gobio chromosome 1, fCotGob3.1, whole genome shotgun sequence, a genomic segment contains:
- the LOC115013925 gene encoding beta-crystallin A1-like — protein MSRFTKTHMTSPMYFPSMGTAPFFKVTVFEREHFQGKCMEFTSECCNIHNCGLDNIRSIRVESGAWVGFEHHDFQGQQFILERGEYPNWDAYSGSLSYHNEHFMSFRPIYCASHQSSRMMIFERENFMGRSTELCDDFPSLKAMGWLTSEVGSMHVQCGAFVCYEYPGYRGQQYIMESEKHSGDYQHWRNWGSHCQTPKIQSIRRIRH, from the exons ATGAGTAGATTTACTAAAACCCACATGACCTCCCCCATGTACTTCCCAAGCATGGGTACAGCCCCTTTCTTTAAG GTGACTGTGTTTGAGCGGGAGCATTTCCAGGGCAAGTGTATGGAGTTCACTTCAGAGTGCTGCAACATCCACAACTGCGGCCTGGATAACATCCGCTCCATCCGGGTGGAGAGTGGAGC TTGGGTTGGATTCGAGCACCATGACTTCCAGGGCCAGCAGTTCATCCTGGAGAGGGGCGAGTACCCCAACTGGGACGCCTACAGTGGCTCCCTGTCCTACCACAACGAGCACTTCATGTCCTTTCGCCCGATCTACTGCGCT TCTCACCAGAGCAGCCGTATGATGATCTTCGAGAGGGAGAACTTCATGGGCCGCAGCACCGAGCTGTGCGACGACTTCCCCTCCCTGAAGGCCATGGGCTGGCTCACGTCCGAGGTGGGCTCCATGCACGTGCAGTGTGGAGC ctttGTGTGCTATGAGTACCCGGGCTACAGGGGCCAGCAGTACATCATGGAGAGTGAGAAACACAGCGGAGACTATCAGCACTGGAGGAACTGGGGCTCCCACTGCCAGACACCAAAGATCCAGTCCATCAGACGCATCAGGCACTGA
- the LOC115013908 gene encoding beta-crystallin B1-like, producing the protein MSAGGEKSKSASQTDGKAAQNKMSEMGMMSYKMCVYDQENFQGRCIEINGECMNVCEMGMDRVRSLRVTSGPFVGFEQMNFCGEMFILEKGEYPRWDSWSNCQKNDYLLSFRPVRMDPEKHKVCLYEVGEFKGRKMEIMDDDVPSLFSYGFTDRVGSVMVSCGTWVGYQFPGYRGSQYLLEKGDYRHFNEFGARCPQMQSIRRIRDMQWHPHGCYTMSSK; encoded by the exons ATGTCTGCTGGAGGAGAGAAATCTAAGTCTGCATCCCAGACTGATGGGAAGGCCGCTCAAAACAAGATGTCTGAGATGGGCATGATGTCCTATAAg ATGTGTGTTTACGACCAGGAGAACTTCCAGGGTCGCTGCATTGAGATCAACGGCGAGTGTATGAACGTGTGTGAAATGGGAATGGACAGAGTGCGTTCCCTGCGCGTCACCTCCGGACC TTTCGTGGGCTTTGAGCAGATGAACTTCTGCGGAGAGATGTTCATCCTGGAGAAGGGCGAGTATCCCCGTTGGGACTCCTGGAGCAACTGCCAGAAGAATGACTACCTGCTGTCCTTCAGGCCCGTCCGCATG GACCCCGAGAAGCACAAGGTCTGCCTGTATGAGGTTGGAGAGTTCAAGGGCCGTAAGATGGAGATCATGGACGATGACGTCCCCAGCCTGTTTTCCTACGGTTTCACCGATAGGGTTGGCAGCGTCATGGTCAGCTGTGGAAC CTGGGTGGGTTACCAGTTCCCCGGCTACCGTGGCAGCCAGTACCTGCTGGAGAAGGGAGACTACAGGCATTTCAATGAGTTCGGTGCCCGCTGCCCCCAGATGCAGTCCATTAGGCGCATCCGCGACATGCAGTGGCACCCACATGGCTGCTACACCATGTCCTCCAAGTGA
- the rtn4rl2a gene encoding reticulon-4 receptor-like 2a, translating into MDTSSISRSRRCSIMRNCKSGISLWLVVWLVLGKPSPASACPHLCVCYPTPMTVSCQAQNFTAVPVGVPYESQRVFLQNNRITELRVGSFGFGTQVLWLFSNNITWIEAGAFSELRDLEELDLGDNSNLRRLEGGAFRGLEKLQSLHMHRCRLSALPHDIFHKLYSLQFLYLQENNLNTLQDDIFSDLINLSQLFLHGNRIRTLSENVFRGLVNLDRLLLHDNRVRQVNRRAFRDLGRLTMLFLFNNSLAEMPSQALRDTQGIEFLRLNANPWSCGCEARALWEWFREARVSSSEVICASPSARRNQDLRFLREMDFALCPLPDPGSIAGSTTTTFSTKTRWWFHKNKPQSSTKGLFEKSSENVKAGLYGKGPSTTTSVVKYELGEEELALPKLDAEEYWANYGNEDSGVTLRCFELECPPDFDLPTSSSSPSSPSFLTLLALSVCSLCFNLHLLFG; encoded by the exons ATGGACACCTCTTCGATTTCTCGGAGCCGACGATGCTCCATTATGCGCAACTGCAAAA gtggTATTTCCCTCTGGTTGGTGGTGTGGCTGGTCCTCGGCAAGCCAAGTCCGGCCTCGGCGTGCCCGCACCTGTGCGTGTGCTACCCGACGCCCATGACTGTGAGCTGCCAGGCGCAGAACTTCACCGCCGTCCCGGTCGGAGTGCCCTATGAGTCGCAGCGCGTATTCCTCCAGAACAACCGGATCACGGAGCTTAGAGTTGGCTCTTTTGGCTTCGGGACTCAG GTCCTGTGGCTGTTCTCCAACAACATTACGTGGATTGAGGCAGGGGCCTTCAGTGAGCTGAGGGACTTGGAGGAGTTGGACCTGGGGGACAACTCCAACCTCCGCAGGCTGGAGGGGGGAGCCTTCCGCGGCCTCGAGAAGCTCCAGAGCCTCCACATGCACCGCTGCCGTCTGAGTGCCCTGCCCCATGACATCTTCCACAAGCTTTACAGCCTGCAGTTCCTATACCTGCAG GAGAATAATCTCAACACTCTGCAAGACGACATCTTCTCTGACCTCATCAACCTGAGCCAGCTTTTCCTGCATGGCAACCGCATCCGCACCCTCTCAGAGAACGTGTTCCGCGGGCTGGTCAATCTCGACCGCCTTCTCCTCCATGATAACCGCGTCAGGCAGGTCAACCGCCGCGCCTTTCGCGACCTCGGCCGCCTCACCATGCTTTTCCTCTTCAATAACTCCCTGGCTGAGATGCCCAGCCAGGCCCTGAGGGATACTCAGGGTATCGAGTTCCTCCGCCTCAACGCCAACCCCTGGTCCTGCGGCTGCGAGGCCCGCGCCCTGTGGGAGTGGTTCCGCGAGGCCCGCGTCTCTTCATCTGAGGTTATCTGTGCCTCCCCTTCCGCCCGCCGCAACCAGGACCTCCGCTTTCTTCGTGAGATGGACTTCGCCCTCTGCCCCCTGCCCGACCCTGGCTCCATCGCTggctccaccaccaccacattcAGCACCAAAACCCGCTGGTGGTTCCACAAGAACAAGCCTCAGTCGTCCACGAAAGGTCTCTTCGAAAAATCCTCAGAGAACGTCAAAGCTGGTTTGTACGGTAAAGGCCCGTCCACAACCACCTCAGTAGTCAAGTATGAGTTGGGGGAGGAAGAGCTGGCGCTGCCCAAGCTCGACGCAGAAGAGTACTGGGCAAACTATGGCAACGAGGACTCAGGTGTCACCCTGCGATGCTTCGAGCTCGAATGTCCGCCTGACTTCGACCTGCCtacatcttcttcctctccttcatcaCCCTCTTTCCTCACACTACTAGCCCTTTCTGTTTGCAGCCTCTGCTTCAACCTCCACCTACTATTCGGCTGA